A region of the Cyanobium usitatum str. Tous genome:
GTCGCTCAAATGGCTCAGCCAGCGCCCTAGCTGCTCTTGATGGATGCCCCGCTCCACGCGGTCGAGGGGCTCCTCCTCGGAGGAATCGGCGATCAGATCGCCCAGGAAGCTGCGGCCTTCATCACCGTTTACAGGCGCATCCAGGCTCGAGGTGGTGAGGGACTGGCGCAACAGGCCATCAAGCTCTTCGATCGGGATGGCCATGGCCTCGGCGATCTCCTGGCGGCTGGGCATGGCGCCGAGCTTGTGGGCAAGCTCGAGGCTCACCTTGCGAATGGTGGTGAGGCGCTCGCTGAGATGCACCGGCAGACGAATCGTGCGCGACTGGCAAGCGATCGCTCGGGTCATGCTCTGGCGGATCCACCAGAAGGCATAGGTAGAAAACTTATAGCCACGGGTGGGATCAAATTTTTCAACGGCCCGCTCTAGTCCCAGCGAACCTTCCTGGATCAAGTCGAGCAGCTCGAGACCCTTGCCTTGATATTTTTTGGCAACACTTACAACTAGGCGCAAATTGGCCTTCATCATGCGCTGCTTAGAGCGCTTGCCGATGCGCAGCAATTTCTTTTCTAGGTCGCTGAGCTCCCGGTCTCCCTCCTCCGTGAGGCGCATCATTGTTTGCACCTGATTGCCGAGTTCGATCTCTTCAGCTGGCGTCAACAGGGGCTCCCGCCCGATCGTGGCCAGATACCAAGTAATCGGGTCGCTACTTCTACGGCGACTGCTTTCGCTGACCCTCGTCGGGGATGAGGTCATTGGTACGCCTATCGATGGAGTCG
Encoded here:
- a CDS encoding sigma-70 family RNA polymerase sigma factor, producing MTSSPTRVSESSRRRSSDPITWYLATIGREPLLTPAEEIELGNQVQTMMRLTEEGDRELSDLEKKLLRIGKRSKQRMMKANLRLVVSVAKKYQGKGLELLDLIQEGSLGLERAVEKFDPTRGYKFSTYAFWWIRQSMTRAIACQSRTIRLPVHLSERLTTIRKVSLELAHKLGAMPSRQEIAEAMAIPIEELDGLLRQSLTTSSLDAPVNGDEGRSFLGDLIADSSEEEPLDRVERGIHQEQLGRWLSHLSDQERQVLQLRFGLEGEERQTLAEIGRRLDVSRERVRQVELKALRKLRNLTRRTPTTL